A genomic region of Devosia ginsengisoli contains the following coding sequences:
- a CDS encoding PRC-barrel domain-containing protein, producing the protein MAYEDIRNRDANVKETHDLIASDKVEGTKVYDPNGEHIGSIERILVEKRSGKVSYAVLSFGGFLGMGHDHYPLPWSKLNYDESLGGYRVDVTKDQLEGAPKYDNDDDFWTAENGRRVYDYYGVTPYWI; encoded by the coding sequence ATGGCTTATGAAGACATTCGCAACCGCGACGCCAACGTCAAGGAAACGCACGACCTCATTGCTTCCGACAAGGTCGAGGGCACCAAGGTCTACGATCCCAATGGCGAACATATCGGTTCGATCGAGCGCATTCTGGTCGAAAAGCGCAGCGGCAAGGTTTCCTATGCCGTGCTGAGCTTCGGCGGTTTCCTCGGCATGGGGCACGATCACTATCCGCTGCCCTGGTCCAAGCTCAACTATGACGAAAGCCTGGGCGGTTATCGGGTCGACGTGACCAAGGACCAGCTCGAAGGCGCGCCGAAATACGACAATGACGACGATTTCTGGACGGCCGAGAACGGGCGCCGCGTCTACGACTATTATGGTGTGACCCCGTATTGGATCTAG